A genomic stretch from Anaerolinea thermophila UNI-1 includes:
- the infB gene encoding translation initiation factor IF-2 codes for MSDNGRKRIELPMSITVRELAQRTEASPIQVIKILMSNGVMANINQQIDFDTAAIVVSELGFEAVPESLVEEEKVETGEIPLWRRIILSEKPESLIPRPPVVTILGHVDHGKTTLLDAIRNTNVAEGEAGGITQHIGAYQVEHKGRLITFLDTPGHAAFTAMRARGAQGADIVILVVAANDGVMPQTREAIAHARAARVPIVVALNKIDRPDANPDFVKRQLAELDLVPDEWGGNTLVVPVSAKQRIGLEDLMEAILLTAEGIEIRANPKGKVIGTVVEAQVDKSRGPIATLLVQNGTLEVGDVIVAGTAYGKLRAMFDFRGRKIRAAGPSTPVQVMGLSEVPEVGELFTRYDSEREARAVVEQRKQEAAAKAARAPKATLEELFSRVQAGEEKELRLILKVDVQGSLEPIINSINDLPKGEIKVNILHAEAGNVTDNDVLLASASKAIILGFNVQAESSARRLAEAEGVSIRLYDIIYRLTEDLEKALKGMLEPETKEVVVGKANVLAVFTISKVGNVAGCRVTEGEIRRNGRVRVYRNGKQLFDGEIASLKIQKDDVREVRTGYECGIGIRNFNDIQPGDVIECYVIEKNA; via the coding sequence ATGAGTGACAACGGGCGCAAGAGAATCGAACTTCCCATGAGCATCACCGTGCGCGAACTGGCACAGCGCACCGAAGCCAGCCCGATTCAGGTGATTAAAATCCTGATGTCCAACGGGGTGATGGCAAACATCAACCAGCAAATTGACTTCGATACGGCCGCCATTGTCGTCTCGGAACTGGGTTTTGAAGCCGTTCCCGAAAGCCTTGTAGAAGAAGAAAAGGTCGAGACGGGGGAAATTCCCCTGTGGCGGCGCATTATCCTCAGTGAAAAGCCCGAGAGCCTCATCCCTCGTCCTCCGGTGGTGACCATTCTGGGTCACGTGGATCACGGCAAAACCACCCTGCTGGACGCCATCCGCAACACCAACGTTGCCGAAGGCGAAGCGGGCGGCATTACCCAGCACATTGGCGCCTATCAGGTGGAGCATAAAGGGCGCCTGATCACCTTCCTGGATACCCCCGGTCACGCCGCTTTCACTGCCATGCGCGCCCGCGGTGCACAGGGTGCTGACATTGTCATTCTGGTGGTTGCCGCCAATGACGGCGTGATGCCGCAAACCCGCGAAGCCATTGCCCACGCCCGCGCCGCGCGCGTTCCCATTGTGGTAGCCCTGAATAAGATTGACCGCCCCGACGCCAATCCCGATTTCGTCAAACGTCAGTTAGCCGAACTGGACCTCGTCCCCGATGAGTGGGGCGGCAATACCCTGGTAGTGCCCGTCTCTGCCAAACAGCGCATCGGGCTGGAAGATCTGATGGAAGCCATCCTGCTCACCGCTGAGGGCATTGAAATCCGCGCCAACCCCAAAGGCAAAGTGATTGGTACGGTGGTGGAAGCCCAGGTGGATAAAAGCCGTGGTCCCATCGCTACCCTGCTGGTGCAGAACGGCACCCTGGAAGTGGGCGATGTCATTGTGGCAGGGACAGCCTACGGTAAACTGCGCGCCATGTTCGACTTCCGCGGGCGCAAGATTCGCGCCGCAGGTCCCTCTACCCCCGTACAGGTGATGGGCTTGAGCGAAGTCCCCGAAGTGGGCGAACTCTTCACCCGCTATGATAGTGAACGCGAAGCCCGCGCGGTGGTGGAACAGCGCAAACAGGAAGCCGCGGCGAAAGCCGCCCGCGCCCCCAAAGCCACCCTCGAGGAACTCTTCTCGCGGGTACAGGCAGGCGAGGAAAAGGAACTGCGCCTCATCCTCAAGGTGGATGTGCAGGGCTCGCTGGAGCCGATTATCAACTCCATCAACGACCTGCCCAAGGGCGAGATTAAAGTCAACATTCTGCACGCCGAAGCGGGCAACGTGACCGACAACGACGTCCTGCTGGCAAGCGCTTCCAAAGCCATCATCCTGGGCTTTAACGTGCAGGCAGAAAGCAGTGCCCGCCGCCTGGCGGAAGCCGAGGGCGTCTCCATCCGCCTGTACGACATCATTTACCGCCTGACCGAAGACCTGGAGAAAGCCCTCAAAGGCATGCTCGAACCGGAGACGAAAGAGGTGGTGGTGGGCAAAGCCAACGTGCTGGCGGTGTTCACCATTTCCAAGGTGGGCAACGTGGCAGGCTGCCGGGTGACGGAAGGGGAAATCCGCCGCAACGGCAGGGTGCGCGTGTACCGCAATGGCAAACAGTTGTTTGATGGCGAGATTGCCTCGCTGAAGATTCAAAAAGACGACGTGCGCGAAGTGCGCACCGGCTATGAGTGCGGGATCGGCATCCGCAACTTTAACGATATTCAGCCGGGTGACGTCATTGAATGTTACGTGATTGAGAAGAACGCATAG
- the nusA gene encoding transcription termination factor NusA, producing the protein MKNEFVLAFNEVLEEKQLPRDVILKALESAMVSAYRRAVNASNAQQVEAKVDLDTGKVTIYAEKEVVEQVREPLTEVSLEEARRYNPHVQLGDMIVVESTPRDFGRVAAQTARQVIQQRIRDAERQMQLNHYAKQVGEIVSGVVQAVNAQGLTIGLEMRAEGTMPRKEMIPGERFRVHDRVRALIAEVKDSPRGPQIILSRTHRNFLRRLLETEVPEIYHGIVEIRSIAREPGERAKVAVSATQPGIDPVGACVGIRGVRIQAIVRELHDEKIDVIEWNADPAVYIAKALSPARVTGVYLDDKSSVNKTATVVVPEDQLSLAIGRDGQNARLAAKLTGWRIDIKSLPEAAAEALHRLQTDPEYAQIAELEREAAEAVSGLLARKAEGRPLSAEEYDRMAQFVDRVQRRATRRAMEKKAEEDNRVQSVRASIPAEAFQTGILDSGLPEHVAYLLQEGGFSTVGDVVMQMKLDPDQILKLQGIGPRAMSEISALVERTVVTAQPQEAEAVITETPAAEEETPQPAIEATAEVAPETTLPVEAVEPISQPEAVAQPAAPATEEEETEELSFDELFTLRADVPVDVADEEEEEAPADKKGKKAKKKKKGARFVEYDPDRDVTFIRKKHKRGEDWDWE; encoded by the coding sequence ATGAAGAACGAGTTTGTATTGGCTTTCAATGAAGTGCTGGAAGAAAAGCAACTGCCGCGCGATGTCATTCTCAAAGCGCTGGAGTCGGCTATGGTCTCGGCATACCGCCGGGCGGTCAACGCCTCCAATGCGCAACAGGTGGAAGCCAAAGTCGATCTGGATACTGGTAAGGTCACCATCTACGCCGAGAAAGAAGTCGTCGAGCAGGTGCGCGAGCCGCTCACCGAGGTCAGCCTTGAAGAAGCCCGCCGCTACAATCCCCATGTGCAACTGGGCGACATGATTGTGGTCGAAAGCACCCCGCGCGACTTTGGTCGTGTGGCGGCGCAGACTGCCCGCCAGGTCATTCAGCAGCGCATCCGCGACGCCGAGCGCCAGATGCAGTTGAACCACTACGCCAAACAGGTCGGCGAGATTGTCAGCGGCGTGGTTCAGGCAGTCAACGCTCAGGGCTTGACCATCGGACTGGAAATGCGCGCCGAAGGCACCATGCCGCGCAAGGAGATGATTCCCGGCGAGCGCTTCCGCGTGCACGACCGCGTGCGCGCCCTGATTGCCGAGGTCAAAGACTCGCCGCGCGGCCCGCAAATCATCCTCTCGCGCACGCACCGCAACTTCCTGCGCCGCCTGCTGGAGACGGAAGTGCCCGAAATCTACCACGGCATTGTGGAGATTCGCTCCATCGCCCGCGAACCCGGCGAGCGCGCCAAAGTTGCCGTCTCTGCCACCCAACCCGGCATTGACCCGGTGGGCGCGTGCGTGGGCATCCGCGGCGTGCGCATCCAGGCGATTGTGCGCGAACTGCATGATGAGAAGATTGATGTTATTGAATGGAACGCCGACCCGGCGGTGTACATTGCCAAAGCCCTCAGCCCGGCGCGGGTCACCGGCGTGTATCTGGACGATAAATCCTCGGTCAACAAGACCGCTACGGTGGTCGTTCCCGAAGATCAGTTGAGCCTTGCCATCGGGCGCGATGGGCAGAATGCCCGCCTTGCCGCCAAACTGACCGGCTGGCGCATTGACATCAAGAGCCTGCCCGAAGCCGCCGCCGAAGCCCTGCACCGCCTGCAGACCGACCCCGAATACGCGCAGATTGCCGAACTGGAGCGCGAAGCCGCTGAAGCCGTCAGCGGGTTGCTGGCGCGCAAAGCCGAAGGGCGTCCGCTGTCTGCCGAAGAGTACGACCGCATGGCGCAGTTTGTGGACCGCGTTCAGCGCCGCGCCACCCGTCGGGCAATGGAGAAGAAAGCCGAGGAAGACAACCGCGTGCAGAGCGTGCGTGCCTCGATTCCTGCCGAAGCCTTCCAGACCGGCATTCTGGACAGCGGCTTGCCCGAACACGTGGCTTACCTGTTGCAGGAAGGTGGTTTCTCCACCGTGGGCGATGTCGTCATGCAGATGAAACTCGACCCCGACCAGATTCTCAAACTGCAGGGCATTGGTCCGCGGGCAATGAGCGAGATCAGCGCGCTGGTGGAGCGCACTGTGGTTACAGCACAGCCTCAAGAGGCTGAAGCAGTGATTACCGAAACACCTGCTGCTGAAGAAGAAACCCCTCAGCCCGCCATTGAAGCCACGGCAGAGGTCGCGCCAGAAACCACCCTGCCGGTAGAAGCAGTGGAACCGATCAGCCAGCCCGAGGCGGTTGCCCAACCCGCCGCACCAGCAACAGAAGAAGAGGAAACCGAGGAACTGTCCTTTGACGAACTCTTCACCCTGCGTGCCGACGTGCCGGTGGATGTGGCAGACGAAGAGGAAGAAGAAGCACCTGCCGACAAGAAAGGCAAGAAAGCCAAGAAGAAGAAAAAAGGTGCGCGCTTTGTGGAATACGACCCCGATCGTGATGTAACCTTCATCCGCAAGAAGCACAAACGCGGCGAAGACTGGGATTGGGAGTAA
- a CDS encoding YlxR family protein: MTKKTGQRVKHVPQRTCVGCRQVLAKRELVRVVRTAQGVRLDPTGKAAGRGAYVHALRSCWERALKGALAHALKTKLSDEDREQLMAYAAQLPQEEAGESSTALTGQQGNEMMP; the protein is encoded by the coding sequence GTGACGAAGAAAACGGGTCAACGGGTCAAGCATGTGCCTCAGCGCACCTGTGTAGGGTGCCGCCAGGTTCTCGCCAAGCGGGAACTGGTGCGTGTCGTCCGCACGGCGCAGGGGGTGCGCCTCGATCCCACCGGCAAAGCGGCGGGACGCGGGGCTTACGTTCATGCCTTGCGCTCGTGCTGGGAACGCGCTCTCAAAGGGGCGCTGGCACATGCCCTGAAGACCAAATTGAGCGACGAAGACCGGGAGCAGTTGATGGCATACGCCGCACAACTCCCGCAGGAGGAAGCAGGCGAGTCCTCCACAGCCCTTACAGGACAGCAGGGGAATGAGATGATGCCATGA
- a CDS encoding DHH family phosphoesterase, translating into MNGLERYDSPAQALQHARRIRILTHIRPDGDAIGSMLGLGLSLQAAGKQVQMILPDGVPAPLRFLPGSSQIVRSAAEEADLLVVLDSSDLPRTGGLPENAQVDVNIDHHITNTRFARLNWVEPDAVATAAILAEQLPAWGFPLEKDAASALLAGIITDTIGFRTSNTTSKALRLAADLMDRGADLPELYRAALLLKSFEAVRFWGFGLERLQRKNGLFWTVLYQQDREATGYNGNDDADLINFLSSTECDIVVLFNEQKEGKVKVSWRSRPGIDVSALAVQFGGGGHPAAAGAEIPGTVEEVRQQVLAATEQLLRDAREMSKSNGQ; encoded by the coding sequence ATGAACGGACTGGAGCGGTACGACTCCCCCGCACAAGCCCTTCAACATGCCCGCCGAATCCGCATCCTCACCCACATCCGCCCCGATGGCGATGCCATCGGCTCGATGCTGGGGCTGGGGTTAAGCCTGCAAGCCGCCGGCAAGCAGGTGCAAATGATTCTGCCTGACGGCGTCCCGGCGCCCCTGCGCTTCCTGCCGGGAAGTTCTCAAATTGTGCGCAGTGCCGCCGAAGAAGCCGACCTGCTGGTGGTGCTGGATTCTTCCGACCTTCCCCGCACCGGCGGACTGCCCGAAAACGCGCAGGTGGATGTGAACATTGACCACCACATCACCAACACGCGCTTTGCCCGCCTCAACTGGGTGGAACCCGATGCCGTAGCAACCGCTGCCATCCTGGCAGAGCAACTGCCCGCCTGGGGCTTCCCGCTGGAAAAAGATGCTGCTTCTGCCTTGCTTGCCGGTATCATTACGGATACAATAGGATTCCGTACATCCAACACCACCTCCAAAGCCTTACGTCTGGCGGCAGATTTAATGGACAGGGGGGCAGACTTGCCGGAACTTTACCGCGCGGCTCTGCTCCTTAAGTCTTTTGAAGCCGTGCGCTTTTGGGGCTTTGGGCTGGAACGTTTACAGCGCAAAAACGGCTTGTTCTGGACGGTGCTGTATCAGCAGGACCGTGAAGCCACCGGCTACAACGGCAACGACGACGCTGACTTAATCAACTTCCTCTCTTCCACCGAGTGCGACATCGTGGTCTTGTTCAACGAACAGAAAGAGGGTAAAGTGAAGGTCTCGTGGCGCTCGCGCCCGGGCATTGATGTTTCGGCGCTGGCGGTGCAGTTCGGCGGCGGCGGTCATCCCGCAGCGGCGGGGGCAGAGATTCCCGGCACGGTTGAGGAAGTGCGTCAGCAGGTGCTGGCGGCAACCGAACAACTGCTCCGGGATGCCAGAGAAATGTCGAAATCGAATGGACAATGA
- the rbfA gene encoding 30S ribosome-binding factor RbfA, with product MPSKIRLKRIEDRIREDLAELLVREVADPRLAGISVTDVKVDRELAYADIFVSAVEGQARKEEVLEGLRHAAGFLRSALAANIELRTFPRLRFHWDVTPERADHIERLLASLREQEGASPASPTPTPPEDEDDEA from the coding sequence ATGCCCTCGAAAATTCGCTTGAAACGTATCGAAGACCGCATCCGCGAGGATTTGGCGGAACTGCTGGTGCGCGAAGTAGCCGACCCGCGCCTGGCGGGCATCTCGGTCACCGATGTTAAGGTGGACCGCGAACTGGCATACGCCGATATTTTCGTCTCGGCGGTGGAAGGACAAGCCCGCAAAGAGGAAGTACTGGAAGGGCTGAGACACGCCGCCGGTTTCCTGCGCAGTGCCCTGGCGGCAAACATTGAACTGCGCACCTTCCCGCGCCTGCGCTTCCACTGGGATGTGACCCCCGAACGCGCCGATCACATCGAGCGTTTGCTGGCATCTCTGCGCGAGCAGGAAGGCGCCTCACCCGCCAGCCCCACCCCAACCCCGCCGGAGGATGAGGACGACGAAGCATGA
- a CDS encoding IS66 family transposase: MKIILQLPQVKRKKPARPKRCPYCQGETFQRWGVEKRRIEDVKVRHVEVVRYRCTRCRRTFRDYPEGVGNGRHSERLKKLSVILWSLGLSYRRVAGVLRIFGLRLSHMSGWRHVQAEGEKLMGELKWKSVRVVGVDGAWVGGKGVMVAVDLGDGSLLEVAEVDEKDSRALFTWLKRLKEMHDIGAIVSDDLAIYKQLTDELEIGHQVCQFHVRRWVKHALKGLQAELDPAWQGVLEKVEEILRDLPLHGDRLLHRLWKSLPGRSTPPEGKRTPLEKLRDLILRLSRDWQRYVAFYADVGIPWTNNRTEQMIGRLKSRAQQARRYKTTAGLLRGSTVACQFWA; the protein is encoded by the coding sequence ATGAAGATTATACTCCAACTGCCACAGGTAAAACGAAAAAAGCCTGCTCGTCCGAAGCGCTGTCCATATTGTCAGGGGGAGACATTCCAGCGATGGGGAGTGGAGAAAAGGCGCATCGAGGATGTCAAAGTTCGTCATGTCGAGGTGGTGAGGTATCGATGCACACGGTGCAGGCGCACCTTTCGGGACTATCCGGAGGGGGTAGGCAATGGACGGCACAGTGAACGGTTGAAGAAATTGAGTGTGATCCTGTGGTCACTGGGATTGAGTTATCGCAGGGTAGCCGGGGTGTTGAGGATCTTTGGGCTGAGGCTCAGTCATATGAGCGGGTGGCGGCATGTACAGGCAGAGGGGGAAAAGTTGATGGGGGAATTGAAATGGAAAAGCGTGCGGGTGGTGGGGGTAGATGGAGCCTGGGTGGGAGGCAAAGGAGTGATGGTGGCGGTGGATCTGGGAGATGGTAGTCTGCTGGAGGTTGCCGAGGTAGACGAGAAAGACAGCCGGGCTCTGTTCACCTGGCTGAAACGGTTGAAAGAGATGCATGACATCGGCGCCATCGTGAGCGATGATCTGGCGATCTACAAGCAACTGACCGATGAACTGGAGATAGGGCATCAGGTCTGTCAGTTTCATGTGCGGCGCTGGGTAAAGCATGCTTTGAAGGGGTTACAGGCTGAGTTGGATCCAGCCTGGCAGGGGGTGCTTGAAAAGGTCGAGGAAATCCTGCGCGACCTGCCATTGCATGGAGACCGCCTCTTACACCGCCTGTGGAAATCCCTGCCGGGCAGGAGTACACCACCGGAAGGAAAACGCACGCCCCTGGAAAAACTCCGCGACCTGATCCTGCGCTTATCGCGTGATTGGCAACGCTATGTGGCTTTCTATGCTGATGTGGGTATTCCCTGGACCAATAATCGCACGGAACAGATGATTGGCAGGCTCAAGAGCCGCGCCCAGCAAGCCAGGCGATATAAAACCACCGCCGGGTTGCTCCGCGGAAGCACAGTTGCCTGTCAGTTCTGGGCATGA